A genomic stretch from Calonectris borealis chromosome 6, bCalBor7.hap1.2, whole genome shotgun sequence includes:
- the METAP1D gene encoding methionine aminopeptidase 1D, mitochondrial isoform X4 — protein sequence MTTEEIDSIVHHEIIRQNAYPSPLGYGGFPKSVCTSVNNVVCHGIPDSRPLQDGDIINVDVTVYYNGYHGDTSETFLVGNVDKSGQKLVEVARKCRDEAIAACRPGAPFSVIGNTISSLARRGGFQVCPSFVGHGIGSYFHGHPEVWHHGQIARLTESSGQLGPAHRLPRPAPGGSRRVPRPARARTAPAKFVAGRRKISAETLKPPGPRLEGAAVGAVPLRPGWDRFRRVLRFMAGTGVHANDSDLLMEEGMAFTIEPIIMEGSPEFKILKDKWTAISVDNRRSAQFEHTIVITSEGAEILSKLVEEA from the exons ATGACAACTGAAGAAATAGATTCTATTGTTCATCATGAAATAATCAGACAGAATGCCTATCCATCACCTCTGGGCTATGGAGGTTTTCCAAAATCTGTTTGTACTTCTGTAAACAACGTGGTATGTCATGGTATTCCTGACAG TCGACCTCTTCAGGATGGAGATATTATCAACGTTGATGTCACG GTGTATTACAATGGCTACCATGGTGACACTTCTGAAACCTTTTTGGTGGGCAATGTGGATAAATCTGGTCAAAAGTTAGTGGAGGTTGCCAGGAAATGTAGAGATGAAGCAATTGCAGCTTGCAGACCAGGGGCTCCCTTCTCTGTAATTGGAAACACAATCAG CTCCTTGGCGCGGCGGGGCGGCTTCCAGGTCTGCCCTTCCTTCGTTGGCCACGGCATCGGGTCGTACTTCCACGGGCACCCCGAGGTGTGGCACCACG GACAAATCGCTCGTTTAACGGAGTCGTCGGGGCAGCTGGGCCCCGCGcaccgcctcccccgccccgctccaGGCGGCAGCCGCCGTGTGCCGCGTCCCGCCCGCGCCCGAACCGCGCCGGCAAAGTTCGTCGCGGGGCGAAGAAAAATCTCCGCTGAGACGCTAAAGCCCCCCGGACCCCGCCTGGAAGGAGCCGCCGTCGGGGCGGTCCCGCTGCGGCCGGGGTGGGATCGCTTTCGGCGGGTGCTCCGGTTCATGGCGGGGACCGGCGTGCACG ccAATGACAGTGACTTGTTAATGGAAGAGGGAATGGCGTTCACAATAG AGCCAATAATAATGGAAGGATCACCCGAATTTAAGATTCTGAAGGATAAATGGACTGCAATTTCTGTAGACAATAGAAG ATCAGCGCAGTTTGAACATACCATTGTGATTACCTCAGAGGGAGCAGAAATCCTCTCTAAACTGGTGGAAGAAGCCTAA
- the METAP1D gene encoding methionine aminopeptidase 1D, mitochondrial isoform X3 — MGKMAAPRAVSVLRGGGSVTGCCIIFSSCNRIYLHRQSSNQQRRCFFFQGQRNTAYSIVWPATVSPAHPVPKHIKKPDYVTTGIVPDWGDDIEIKNEDQIQGLRQACQLARHVLLLAGKGLKVGMTTEEIDSIVHHEIIRQNAYPSPLGYGGFPKSVCTSVNNVVCHGIPDSRPLQDGDIINVDVTVYYNGYHGDTSETFLVGNVDKSGQKLVEVARKCRDEAIAACRPGAPFSVIGNTISSLARRGGFQVCPSFVGHGIGSYFHGHPEVWHHGQIARLTESSGQLGPAHRLPRPAPGGSRRVPRPARARTAPAKFVAGRRKISAETLKPPGPRLEGAAVGAVPLRPGWDRFRRVLRFMAGTGVHANDSDLLMEEGMAFTIEPIIMEGSPEFKILKDKWTAISVDNRRSAQFEHTIVITSEGAEILSKLVEEA, encoded by the exons GTTCTGTGACTGGCTGCTGCATAATCTTTTCTTCGTGCAATCGTATCTACCTGCACAGGCAGTCAAGCAATCAACAGCGAAGATGCTTCTTTTTTCAGGGACAAAGAAATACTGCTTATAGTATAGTTTGGCCAGCCACGGTTTCTCCAGCTCACCCAGTTCCTAAG CATATAAAGAAGCCAGACTATGTGACGACAGGCattgtaccagactggggagacGACATAGAAATTAAGAATGAAGATCAGATTCAAGGGCTTCGTCAAGCTTGTCAATTGGCCCGTcatgtcctgcttctggctggaaAGGGCTTAAAG GTTGGCATGACAACTGAAGAAATAGATTCTATTGTTCATCATGAAATAATCAGACAGAATGCCTATCCATCACCTCTGGGCTATGGAGGTTTTCCAAAATCTGTTTGTACTTCTGTAAACAACGTGGTATGTCATGGTATTCCTGACAG TCGACCTCTTCAGGATGGAGATATTATCAACGTTGATGTCACG GTGTATTACAATGGCTACCATGGTGACACTTCTGAAACCTTTTTGGTGGGCAATGTGGATAAATCTGGTCAAAAGTTAGTGGAGGTTGCCAGGAAATGTAGAGATGAAGCAATTGCAGCTTGCAGACCAGGGGCTCCCTTCTCTGTAATTGGAAACACAATCAG CTCCTTGGCGCGGCGGGGCGGCTTCCAGGTCTGCCCTTCCTTCGTTGGCCACGGCATCGGGTCGTACTTCCACGGGCACCCCGAGGTGTGGCACCACG GACAAATCGCTCGTTTAACGGAGTCGTCGGGGCAGCTGGGCCCCGCGcaccgcctcccccgccccgctccaGGCGGCAGCCGCCGTGTGCCGCGTCCCGCCCGCGCCCGAACCGCGCCGGCAAAGTTCGTCGCGGGGCGAAGAAAAATCTCCGCTGAGACGCTAAAGCCCCCCGGACCCCGCCTGGAAGGAGCCGCCGTCGGGGCGGTCCCGCTGCGGCCGGGGTGGGATCGCTTTCGGCGGGTGCTCCGGTTCATGGCGGGGACCGGCGTGCACG ccAATGACAGTGACTTGTTAATGGAAGAGGGAATGGCGTTCACAATAG AGCCAATAATAATGGAAGGATCACCCGAATTTAAGATTCTGAAGGATAAATGGACTGCAATTTCTGTAGACAATAGAAG ATCAGCGCAGTTTGAACATACCATTGTGATTACCTCAGAGGGAGCAGAAATCCTCTCTAAACTGGTGGAAGAAGCCTAA
- the METAP1D gene encoding methionine aminopeptidase 1D, mitochondrial isoform X5, whose protein sequence is MWEKSVESIWRGGDPLYQLVSCSVTGCCIIFSSCNRIYLHRQSSNQQRRCFFFQGQRNTAYSIVWPATVSPAHPVPKHIKKPDYVTTGIVPDWGDDIEIKNEDQIQGLRQACQLARHVLLLAGKGLKVGMTTEEIDSIVHHEIIRQNAYPSPLGYGGFPKSVCTSVNNVVCHGIPDSRPLQDGDIINVDVTVYYNGYHGDTSETFLVGNVDKSGQKLVEVARKCRDEAIAACRPGAPFSVIGNTISSLARRGGFQVCPSFVGHGIGSYFHGHPEVWHHANDSDLLMEEGMAFTIEPIIMEGSPEFKILKDKWTAISVDNRRSAQFEHTIVITSEGAEILSKLVEEA, encoded by the exons ATGTGGGAAAAAAGTGTGGAAAGCATCTGGAGAGGAGGAGACCCCCTTTACCAGCTTGTTTCCT GTTCTGTGACTGGCTGCTGCATAATCTTTTCTTCGTGCAATCGTATCTACCTGCACAGGCAGTCAAGCAATCAACAGCGAAGATGCTTCTTTTTTCAGGGACAAAGAAATACTGCTTATAGTATAGTTTGGCCAGCCACGGTTTCTCCAGCTCACCCAGTTCCTAAG CATATAAAGAAGCCAGACTATGTGACGACAGGCattgtaccagactggggagacGACATAGAAATTAAGAATGAAGATCAGATTCAAGGGCTTCGTCAAGCTTGTCAATTGGCCCGTcatgtcctgcttctggctggaaAGGGCTTAAAG GTTGGCATGACAACTGAAGAAATAGATTCTATTGTTCATCATGAAATAATCAGACAGAATGCCTATCCATCACCTCTGGGCTATGGAGGTTTTCCAAAATCTGTTTGTACTTCTGTAAACAACGTGGTATGTCATGGTATTCCTGACAG TCGACCTCTTCAGGATGGAGATATTATCAACGTTGATGTCACG GTGTATTACAATGGCTACCATGGTGACACTTCTGAAACCTTTTTGGTGGGCAATGTGGATAAATCTGGTCAAAAGTTAGTGGAGGTTGCCAGGAAATGTAGAGATGAAGCAATTGCAGCTTGCAGACCAGGGGCTCCCTTCTCTGTAATTGGAAACACAATCAG CTCCTTGGCGCGGCGGGGCGGCTTCCAGGTCTGCCCTTCCTTCGTTGGCCACGGCATCGGGTCGTACTTCCACGGGCACCCCGAGGTGTGGCACCACG ccAATGACAGTGACTTGTTAATGGAAGAGGGAATGGCGTTCACAATAG AGCCAATAATAATGGAAGGATCACCCGAATTTAAGATTCTGAAGGATAAATGGACTGCAATTTCTGTAGACAATAGAAG ATCAGCGCAGTTTGAACATACCATTGTGATTACCTCAGAGGGAGCAGAAATCCTCTCTAAACTGGTGGAAGAAGCCTAA
- the METAP1D gene encoding methionine aminopeptidase 1D, mitochondrial isoform X2, giving the protein MGKMAAPRAVSVLRGGGSVTGCCIIFSSCNRIYLHRQSSNQQRRCFFFQGQRNTAYSIVWPATVSPAHPVPKHIKKPDYVTTGIVPDWGDDIEIKNEDQIQGLRQACQLARHVLLLAGKGLKVGMTTEEIDSIVHHEIIRQNAYPSPLGYGGFPKSVCTSVNNVVCHGIPDSRPLQDGDIINVDVTVYYNGYHGDTSETFLVGNVDKSGQKLVEVARKCRDEAIAACRPGAPFSVIGNTISVALLPQPLPWKWFAEGSPAAKGNWQTGTSTQRCSSPFPGQVPGSPAQPCRLLPPTLQPGLLRLPVCKEQRMELGLQSCKAAFQGRLDRKATTDSSGAGQ; this is encoded by the exons GTTCTGTGACTGGCTGCTGCATAATCTTTTCTTCGTGCAATCGTATCTACCTGCACAGGCAGTCAAGCAATCAACAGCGAAGATGCTTCTTTTTTCAGGGACAAAGAAATACTGCTTATAGTATAGTTTGGCCAGCCACGGTTTCTCCAGCTCACCCAGTTCCTAAG CATATAAAGAAGCCAGACTATGTGACGACAGGCattgtaccagactggggagacGACATAGAAATTAAGAATGAAGATCAGATTCAAGGGCTTCGTCAAGCTTGTCAATTGGCCCGTcatgtcctgcttctggctggaaAGGGCTTAAAG GTTGGCATGACAACTGAAGAAATAGATTCTATTGTTCATCATGAAATAATCAGACAGAATGCCTATCCATCACCTCTGGGCTATGGAGGTTTTCCAAAATCTGTTTGTACTTCTGTAAACAACGTGGTATGTCATGGTATTCCTGACAG TCGACCTCTTCAGGATGGAGATATTATCAACGTTGATGTCACG GTGTATTACAATGGCTACCATGGTGACACTTCTGAAACCTTTTTGGTGGGCAATGTGGATAAATCTGGTCAAAAGTTAGTGGAGGTTGCCAGGAAATGTAGAGATGAAGCAATTGCAGCTTGCAGACCAGGGGCTCCCTTCTCTGTAATTGGAAACACAATCAG CGTGGCTCTActgccccagcctttgccctGGAAGTGGTTCGCTGAGGGAAGCCCCGCGGCCAAGGGGAACTGGCAGACTGGCACATCCACCCAGCGGTGCAGCTCTCCTTTCCCAGGGCAGGTGCCAGGCAGCCCAGCTCAGCCGTGCCGACTCCTGCCTCCCACCTTGCAACCAGGACTCCTCCGGCTGCCTGTCTGCAAGGAGCAGCGCATGGAGCTGGGGCTGCAATCTTGTAAGGCTGCCTTCCAGGGAAGGCTGGACAGAAAGGCCACCACTGACAGCTCCGGAGCTGGGCAATGA
- the METAP1D gene encoding methionine aminopeptidase 1D, mitochondrial isoform X1: MGKMAAPRAVSVLRGGGSVTGCCIIFSSCNRIYLHRQSSNQQRRCFFFQGQRNTAYSIVWPATVSPAHPVPKHIKKPDYVTTGIVPDWGDDIEIKNEDQIQGLRQACQLARHVLLLAGKGLKVGMTTEEIDSIVHHEIIRQNAYPSPLGYGGFPKSVCTSVNNVVCHGIPDSRPLQDGDIINVDVTVYYNGYHGDTSETFLVGNVDKSGQKLVEVARKCRDEAIAACRPGAPFSVIGNTISSLARRGGFQVCPSFVGHGIGSYFHGHPEVWHHANDSDLLMEEGMAFTIEPIIMEGSPEFKILKDKWTAISVDNRRSAQFEHTIVITSEGAEILSKLVEEA; encoded by the exons GTTCTGTGACTGGCTGCTGCATAATCTTTTCTTCGTGCAATCGTATCTACCTGCACAGGCAGTCAAGCAATCAACAGCGAAGATGCTTCTTTTTTCAGGGACAAAGAAATACTGCTTATAGTATAGTTTGGCCAGCCACGGTTTCTCCAGCTCACCCAGTTCCTAAG CATATAAAGAAGCCAGACTATGTGACGACAGGCattgtaccagactggggagacGACATAGAAATTAAGAATGAAGATCAGATTCAAGGGCTTCGTCAAGCTTGTCAATTGGCCCGTcatgtcctgcttctggctggaaAGGGCTTAAAG GTTGGCATGACAACTGAAGAAATAGATTCTATTGTTCATCATGAAATAATCAGACAGAATGCCTATCCATCACCTCTGGGCTATGGAGGTTTTCCAAAATCTGTTTGTACTTCTGTAAACAACGTGGTATGTCATGGTATTCCTGACAG TCGACCTCTTCAGGATGGAGATATTATCAACGTTGATGTCACG GTGTATTACAATGGCTACCATGGTGACACTTCTGAAACCTTTTTGGTGGGCAATGTGGATAAATCTGGTCAAAAGTTAGTGGAGGTTGCCAGGAAATGTAGAGATGAAGCAATTGCAGCTTGCAGACCAGGGGCTCCCTTCTCTGTAATTGGAAACACAATCAG CTCCTTGGCGCGGCGGGGCGGCTTCCAGGTCTGCCCTTCCTTCGTTGGCCACGGCATCGGGTCGTACTTCCACGGGCACCCCGAGGTGTGGCACCACG ccAATGACAGTGACTTGTTAATGGAAGAGGGAATGGCGTTCACAATAG AGCCAATAATAATGGAAGGATCACCCGAATTTAAGATTCTGAAGGATAAATGGACTGCAATTTCTGTAGACAATAGAAG ATCAGCGCAGTTTGAACATACCATTGTGATTACCTCAGAGGGAGCAGAAATCCTCTCTAAACTGGTGGAAGAAGCCTAA